The following coding sequences are from one Kwoniella bestiolae CBS 10118 chromosome 2, complete sequence window:
- a CDS encoding pantothenate kinase translates to MPTTSPMPDISIPQARRIVVDTTGAQIVQEESPATRDSRGIYLPHYIEPVSHIAIDIGGSLAKVVYFTRSNLPISTTPPQSGNASPFLPPSESVFIPPLSSNGASSSSHNDSPSLNPHSHAPFDHSPPQRRPALNGALTPGVLSEDYNNHHHASSSSSPPINPISSSSSRGKRSSYHSKYRRSSLPPPLPGGLLNFARFETENINDLISFLQDLIKSSASANRVSLEKMQKNVKVMATGGGAHMYYDLLRTELGVEVTREEEMGCLILGLGFVTKIPQEVFWFSEELVYKVSHTSTSTSAQPQSPIKLTIPASELPRPSPTPPAYQVTFADALDGTDTDSVPHFPCLIVNIGSGVSIVKVDEDGSFERVSGTSLGGGTLWGLLSLLTDAENFDEMLLLSEQGDNSAVDMLVGDIYGSDYSKIGLKSSTIASSFGKVFRKGSNPEARKKTFRQEDIAKSLLYAISNNIGHVAYMNAAKYGLDKVFFGGCFIRGHAATISTLSYAIRFWSKGTMRACFLRHEGFLGAIGAWIKNVEPEIPAPQVEPEAAADTRE, encoded by the exons ATGCCGACCACATCACCTATGCCCGACATCTCTATCCCCCAAGCAAGGAGGATAGTGGTAGACACCACGGGAGCACAGATAGTACAGGAAGAATCACCAGCA ACTCGAGATTCCAGGGGTATATATCTACCTCATTACATCGAACCTGTCTCGCATATCGCCATAGAT ATTGGCGGTTCTCTAGCCAAAGTAGTCTACTTCACCCGTTCCAACCTACCCATCTCAACCACACCCCCTCAATCAGGCAACGCCTCGCCTTTCCTACCGCCCTCAGAATCCGTCTTTATCCCACCACTATCCTCCAACGgggcatcatcatcctcgcacaacgactcaccatccctcaacccacaTTCTCACGCGCCATTCGACCATTCTCCACCTCAGCGACGTCCAGCTTTGAACGGAGCCTTGACGCCTGGGGTATTATCGGAAGATTACAATAACCACCACCAtgcctcatcatcctcttccccacctataaatcccatctcttcatcgtcttcacGAGGAAAGAGGTCATCTTATCATTCCAAATACCGGCGTAGCTCCCTACCACCTCCATTACCAGGTGGACTCCTGAATTTCGCGCGGTTCGAAACTGAAAATATCAAcgatctcatctccttccttcagGATCTCATCAAGTCTTCCGCCTCAGCCAATAGAGTGTCCTTAGAAAAGATGCAGAAGAACGTTAAAGTAATGGCTACAGGCGGAGGAGCACACATGTACTATGACCTACTACGCACGGAGCTAGGCGTAGAAGTAacaagagaggaggagatgggatgtttgatcttgggattgggattcgTGACTAAAATCCCTCAAGAGGTATTTTGGTTCTCTGAGGAACTGGTCTACAAAGTCTCGCAcacttcaacttcaacctcgGCTCAACCTCAATCGCCTATCAAATTGACCATCCCAGCATCGGAACTACCTCGACCGTCCCCCACTCCCCCGGCATATCAGGTGACATTTGCGGATGCGTTGGACGGAACGGATACGGATAGTGTGCCTCATTTCCCATGTTTGATAGTGAATATAGGGAGTGGTGTGAGTATAGtcaaggtggatgaagatggatcgTTTGAGAGAGTTAGCGGTACGTCGCTTGGCGGAGGGACATTATGGGGTTTGTTAAGTTTATTGACGGATGCCGAGAactttgatg AAATGCTCCTCCTCTCCGAACAAGGGGACAACTCCGCCGTCGACATGCTCGTTGGAGATATCTATGGATCGGATTACTCCAAGATCGGATTGaaatcatcaaccatcgCTTCGTCTTTCGGTAAAGTGTTTAGAAAAGGTTCGAATCCCGAAGCACGGAAGAAGACATTCAGGCAGGAAGATATTGCCAAGAGTTTGTTGTATGCTATTAGTAATAATATTGGACATGTTGC ATACATGAACGCAGCGAAGTACGGGCTGGACAAAGTTTTCTTCGGAGGATGTTTCATTCGAG GCCACGCAGCAACGATATCTACCTTATCATACGCTATACGGTTCTGGAGTAAGGGGACAATGAGAGCCTGTTTCCTAAGACACGAAGGATTCTT AGGTGCGATAGGAGCTTGGATCAAGAACGTCGAACCTGAAATTCCTGCCCCTCAAGTTGAGCCTGAAGCTGCAGCGGATACAAGGGAATAG
- a CDS encoding cytidine deaminase: MTSLSAPELDKLIRASLTYRDRAYAPYSKFRVGAALLTADGQIFGGCNVENASYGAGICAERTAVVKAVSEGQNKFIAVAVSSDVPSPTTSPCGICRQFLREFLSPEVPIYFVSSQYPSEQPSWLNSLDGDEAKNFVVKMSMEELLPNSFGPDNLGIEGPK, translated from the exons ATGACATCTCTATCTGCGCCAGAGCTGGACAAGCTCATAAGAGCTTCTTTGACAT ATCGAGATAGAGCTTATGCTCCTTACTCCAAGTTCAG AGTCGGTGCAGCACTGCTTACGGCCGATGGACAGATATTCGGTGGATGTAACGTCGAGAATGCTTCTTACG GTGCCGGCATATGTGCAGAGAGAACAGCAGTAGTGAAAGCTGTT AGCGAAGGTCAGAACAAGTTCATAGCAGTGGCTGTATCTTC CGACGTTCCCTCGccaacaacctctccatGCGGGATTTGTCGACAATTCCTCCGCGAATTCCTCTCACCCGAGGTACCGATATATTTCGTCTCTTCGCAGTACCCATCCGAACAGCCAAGCTGGCTCAACAGCCTCGATGGAGATGAAGCGAAGAATTTCGTAGTGAAGATGTCAATGGAGGAATTGTTACCTAATTCATTTGGACCTGATAACCTTGGGATCGAGGGACCGAAGTGA